Proteins encoded in a region of the Zunongwangia endophytica genome:
- a CDS encoding polyprenyl synthetase family protein, producing MKVISQIKLPVEKEMELFEKKFFQSMSSQVALLNRITHYIVNRKGKQMRPMFVFLVAKMVSDGKVNERTYRGASVIELIHTATLVHDDVVDDSNRRRGFFSINALWKNKIAVLVGDYLLSKGLLLSIDNNDFDLLKIISVAVREMSEGELLQIEKARRLDITEEIYYEIIRQKTATLIAACCSLGAASVKPESEDVEEMRRFGELIGMAFQIKDDLFDYGDDKIGKPTGIDIKEQKMTLPLIYALNNSDKKEKSWVINSIKNHNKDKKRVKEVIAFVKQKGGLDYATKRMEAFQEEALKIIENYPQSQYKDSLELMVNYVIERKK from the coding sequence ATGAAGGTAATCTCTCAAATAAAACTTCCTGTTGAAAAGGAAATGGAACTTTTCGAAAAAAAGTTCTTCCAATCGATGTCTTCACAAGTAGCGTTACTCAACAGGATTACACATTACATCGTAAACCGCAAAGGGAAGCAAATGCGTCCCATGTTTGTGTTTTTGGTAGCCAAGATGGTTTCCGATGGGAAAGTGAATGAAAGGACGTATAGAGGCGCTTCAGTAATAGAATTAATTCATACCGCAACACTAGTACACGATGATGTTGTGGACGATAGTAATCGTCGTCGAGGTTTTTTCAGTATAAATGCGCTTTGGAAAAACAAAATTGCGGTGCTGGTTGGTGATTACCTTTTATCTAAAGGTTTGCTACTTTCTATAGATAATAATGATTTTGATTTGCTGAAGATTATCTCGGTAGCTGTTCGAGAAATGAGTGAAGGCGAATTACTTCAAATAGAAAAAGCTCGTCGTCTGGATATTACAGAAGAAATTTATTATGAAATTATTCGGCAGAAAACGGCTACTTTAATCGCTGCCTGTTGTAGCTTAGGTGCTGCGTCAGTTAAACCGGAATCGGAAGATGTGGAAGAAATGCGCCGATTTGGAGAGCTTATTGGAATGGCGTTTCAGATTAAAGATGATCTTTTTGATTATGGAGATGATAAAATTGGAAAGCCTACCGGAATTGATATTAAGGAGCAGAAAATGACCTTGCCCTTAATTTACGCCTTGAATAATTCAGATAAAAAAGAAAAGTCTTGGGTTATAAATTCGATTAAAAACCATAATAAAGATAAAAAGCGTGTAAAAGAAGTAATTGCTTTTGTAAAGCAAAAAGGCGGCTTGGATTATGCGACCAAAAGGATGGAGGCCTTCCAGGAAGAGGCTTTAAAAATCATCGAAAATTATCCACAATCTCAATATAAAGATTCTTTAGAACTAATGGTTAATTATGTAATCGAAAGAAAAAAGTAA
- the rlmN gene encoding 23S rRNA (adenine(2503)-C(2))-methyltransferase RlmN: MEKKKKDIRALTKIQLQEFFVENGDKSFRGSQVYEWLWSKGAHSFEEMTNISKQTRAMLHDNFVINHIRVDQMQRSNDGTIKNAVKLHDNLTVESVLIPTAKRTTACVSSQVGCSLDCQFCATARLKRMRNLNPDEIYDQVVAIDNESRLYFDRPLSNIVFMGMGEPLMNYNNVMKAVDKITSNEGLGMSAKRITISTSGVPKMIKKLADDEARIKLAVSLHAATDEVRTKIMPFNETFPLEDLRESLEYWYSKTKSRITYEYIVWKDVNDTRKDAMALVRFCKYVPCKVNLIEYNPIDDGDFQQASSQATDMYQNLLEQNGITVTVRRSRGKDIDAACGQLANKSAS, translated from the coding sequence GTGGAAAAGAAGAAAAAAGATATACGCGCATTAACTAAAATACAACTACAAGAATTTTTTGTAGAGAATGGCGATAAATCCTTTAGAGGTTCGCAGGTTTACGAATGGCTTTGGAGTAAGGGAGCGCACAGTTTTGAAGAAATGACGAACATTTCTAAACAAACGCGAGCGATGCTTCATGATAACTTTGTGATCAATCATATTCGTGTCGATCAAATGCAGCGAAGTAATGATGGGACTATTAAGAACGCTGTAAAGCTTCATGATAATCTTACGGTAGAATCTGTTCTTATTCCCACAGCGAAGCGTACAACGGCTTGTGTGTCTTCTCAGGTTGGATGTAGTCTCGATTGCCAATTTTGCGCGACAGCGCGTTTAAAGCGTATGCGAAATCTCAATCCAGATGAAATTTACGATCAGGTTGTCGCTATTGATAATGAAAGTAGATTATATTTTGATCGGCCTTTAAGTAATATTGTATTTATGGGAATGGGAGAACCGCTTATGAATTATAATAATGTGATGAAGGCTGTAGATAAAATTACTTCAAATGAAGGATTAGGGATGTCTGCAAAGCGAATTACGATTTCGACCTCGGGAGTGCCTAAAATGATCAAGAAACTGGCAGACGATGAAGCCAGAATAAAACTCGCAGTGTCTTTACATGCCGCTACAGACGAAGTTCGAACTAAGATTATGCCTTTTAATGAAACATTTCCATTAGAAGATCTTAGAGAATCGCTAGAATACTGGTACTCTAAAACCAAGAGTAGAATCACCTACGAATATATTGTTTGGAAAGATGTAAACGATACTCGTAAAGATGCTATGGCTTTAGTTAGATTTTGTAAATACGTTCCTTGTAAAGTTAATTTGATCGAATATAACCCAATCGATGATGGTGATTTTCAGCAAGCTTCTTCACAGGCGACAGATATGTATCAAAATTTATTAGAACAAAATGGAATTACTGTGACCGTTCGTCGCTCTCGTGGTAAAGATATAGATGCTGCTTGTGGCCAATTGGCGAATAAATCGGCTTCTTAA
- the queA gene encoding tRNA preQ1(34) S-adenosylmethionine ribosyltransferase-isomerase QueA has product MKLSNFNFELPPELLAEYPAENRDEARLMVLNRKEQTIEHKQFKDLISYFEPEDVMVLNNTKVFPARLYGNKEKTGARIEVFLLRELNPETKLWDVLVDPARKIRIGNKLYFGEDESLVAEVIDNTTSRGRTLRFLYDGSYEDFRRKLKELGETPLPKYIKRDVQPEDQERYQTIYAKEEGAVAAPTAGLHFSKHLLKRLEIKGVNFAEVTLHVGLGTFSPVEVEDLSKHKMDSEEAFVKGDAVTTINKAKTEKRKICAVGTTVMRVLESSVSSNQTLNEFGGWTNKFIFPPYDFSIANCMVTNFHTPKSTLMMMISAFAGHDFMMRAYEEAVKEKYRFYTYGDAMLII; this is encoded by the coding sequence ATGAAACTTTCAAACTTCAATTTCGAACTTCCGCCGGAATTACTTGCCGAGTATCCAGCAGAAAATAGAGATGAAGCGCGCCTAATGGTTCTTAACCGAAAAGAGCAAACTATAGAGCACAAACAATTTAAAGATCTTATCAGTTATTTTGAGCCAGAAGATGTGATGGTTCTAAATAATACAAAGGTTTTTCCTGCTCGTTTGTACGGGAACAAAGAAAAAACTGGTGCCAGAATTGAAGTTTTCTTATTAAGAGAATTAAATCCTGAAACTAAATTATGGGATGTTTTAGTAGATCCTGCTCGAAAAATTAGAATCGGGAACAAACTTTATTTTGGAGAAGATGAAAGTTTAGTTGCCGAGGTTATAGATAACACCACTTCTAGAGGAAGAACATTACGTTTTCTTTACGATGGATCTTACGAGGATTTTAGAAGAAAACTAAAAGAGCTTGGAGAAACACCGCTTCCTAAATATATAAAAAGAGATGTGCAACCTGAAGATCAGGAGCGTTATCAAACTATTTATGCAAAAGAAGAAGGAGCTGTAGCAGCGCCAACTGCGGGACTTCACTTTTCTAAGCACTTGCTAAAGCGTTTGGAGATTAAAGGTGTTAATTTTGCTGAAGTAACCCTTCACGTAGGATTAGGAACTTTTAGTCCTGTTGAAGTAGAAGATCTTAGCAAGCATAAAATGGATAGTGAGGAAGCCTTCGTTAAAGGTGATGCTGTAACAACGATTAATAAAGCTAAAACAGAGAAACGTAAGATTTGTGCCGTTGGTACTACTGTGATGCGTGTTTTAGAAAGTTCAGTTTCTTCTAATCAAACATTAAACGAATTTGGTGGATGGACAAATAAATTTATTTTCCCTCCTTACGATTTTAGTATCGCTAATTGTATGGTAACAAACTTCCATACTCCAAAATCGACATTAATGATGATGATTTCTGCTTTTGCTGGTCATGATTTTATGATGAGAGCTTACGAAGAAGCAGTGAAAGAAAAATATAGATTTTATACTTATGGTGACGCCATGTTAATTATATAA
- a CDS encoding 3-phosphoshikimate 1-carboxyvinyltransferase, with amino-acid sequence MKFKVNHSSQNIKGALQITGSKSESNRLLIIESLFKNLEITNLSNSDDSQVMKKALTSNEVEVDIHHAGTAMRFLTAYFAVKEGRETVLTGSKRMQERPIKLLVEALRSMGAEITYEKNEGYPPIRIQGKKLQANSVSLQANISSQYISALMLIGASLPHGLTISLEGQVTSTPYILMTLEMLQRSGIQGSFEDNTITIEACSALSPKTIPVESDWSSASYFYSIAALCEEAEISLSNYRKESLQGDSCLAKIYKQFGVTTSFGENSIMLKKSKCSKPASISEDLRNSPDIAQTIAVTCLGLGVGCKLTGLHTLKIKETDRLVALKNEIEKLGGEVVISNDHLELLPATSLKENIEIATYNDHRMAMAFAPIALKTPVIIEDAMVVSKSYPDFYKDLESLNFTVQNA; translated from the coding sequence ATGAAGTTTAAAGTAAATCATTCAAGCCAGAATATAAAAGGAGCCTTGCAAATTACAGGTTCCAAAAGTGAATCTAATCGCCTTTTAATTATAGAATCGCTTTTTAAAAATCTTGAGATTACAAATCTTTCTAATAGTGACGATTCTCAGGTTATGAAAAAAGCCTTGACTTCTAACGAAGTTGAGGTAGATATACATCATGCCGGCACCGCTATGCGTTTTCTTACCGCTTATTTTGCGGTAAAAGAAGGTAGAGAGACGGTTTTAACCGGTAGTAAGCGTATGCAAGAGCGGCCAATTAAATTATTGGTAGAAGCGCTTCGATCTATGGGAGCTGAAATTACCTACGAGAAAAACGAAGGATATCCACCAATTCGAATTCAGGGTAAAAAACTTCAGGCAAATTCGGTTAGTTTACAGGCAAATATTAGTAGTCAGTATATTTCAGCTTTGATGCTAATAGGAGCTTCACTTCCGCATGGATTAACGATAAGTCTAGAAGGACAGGTTACCAGTACACCGTATATTCTTATGACCCTAGAGATGCTTCAGCGTTCAGGTATTCAGGGAAGTTTTGAGGATAATACTATTACTATTGAAGCCTGTTCAGCATTAAGTCCTAAAACTATTCCGGTAGAATCAGATTGGAGTTCCGCATCGTATTTTTATAGTATAGCTGCCTTATGTGAAGAAGCGGAGATTAGTTTATCGAATTATAGAAAAGAAAGTTTACAGGGAGATTCTTGTCTGGCTAAAATTTACAAGCAGTTTGGTGTAACTACCAGTTTTGGAGAAAATAGCATAATGCTTAAAAAATCAAAATGTTCTAAACCTGCAAGTATTTCAGAAGATCTACGAAATTCACCAGATATTGCACAAACTATAGCGGTTACTTGTCTAGGCTTGGGTGTGGGATGTAAACTTACAGGATTGCACACGCTTAAGATCAAAGAAACGGATCGTTTAGTTGCACTTAAAAACGAAATAGAGAAATTGGGAGGTGAAGTTGTAATTTCTAACGATCATTTAGAATTGCTGCCTGCAACCAGTTTAAAAGAAAATATTGAAATTGCTACATATAACGATCATCGTATGGCTATGGCATTTGCGCCAATTGCTTTAAAAACACCGGTGATTATAGAGGATGCAATGGTGGTATCAAAGAGTTATCCTGATTTTTATAAAGATTTGGAAAGCTTAAATTTTACGGTTCAAAACGCCTAA
- a CDS encoding nucleotide pyrophosphohydrolase: MNLQNSQKAVDNWIKEHGVRYFNELTNMAQLTEEVGEVARIIARRYGEQSEKESDKDKDLGEELADVMFVVLCLANQTGVNLQEAFDKKLDIKTKRDHDRHHNNEKLK; encoded by the coding sequence ATGAATCTACAGAACTCACAGAAGGCCGTTGATAATTGGATCAAAGAACACGGAGTAAGATATTTTAACGAATTAACCAATATGGCGCAGCTAACCGAAGAGGTTGGCGAAGTAGCGCGTATTATTGCTCGGCGCTATGGTGAGCAAAGCGAAAAAGAAAGCGACAAGGATAAAGACCTGGGCGAAGAACTTGCAGATGTAATGTTTGTAGTATTATGCCTTGCGAATCAAACTGGGGTAAACCTTCAGGAAGCTTTTGATAAAAAGTTGGATATTAAAACCAAACGAGATCACGACAGACATCATAATAACGAAAAACTGAAATAA
- a CDS encoding DUF3857 domain-containing protein produces MRSKFYLLVAILIIGSAMQAQNYKFGKVSEEEVAETEDPSNKEADAAYLYKKQFTYYDYNSNTGFSLVTKYRYRIKLYNEDGFDWGTVNLTRHISGNDEEKIYAIKGYTYNLENGKLVEEKLRKNEIFYEETSKYRATVKFTMPSLKAGSVVEFEYEKRSPFLTSLDETELQARIPIKKLDVKIEIPEFFGFVAHYNQLSSLFFPIEQDQEQFNMNAQHTKFMQTVYEISEEEIPALKEEVYIDYLDNYAARIKWELQYTKFPDTPMEYFSHNWDDVAKSIYDEGGFANELRKSSFFKDDLEALLQGVNQPQAKIAAIYNFVKSKVVWNDYIGFIAENGIRKAYKEGSGNTGDINLLLTAMLNYAGLNADPVLVSTKSNGVPVFPTRSGFNYVIVSVAIDDQLILLDATDRNAAPGELPERARNWQGRIIKDDGRSDWVSLLPNYRSIERNFINVQITEDFKLKGKYTGMYNQLVAKRFRDDFVGVDAESYKQLLQEDKGDITITNLKKENVKKIGADIKESYQFELNHGIEVIGDNIYLNPLLFLAEKENPFKADERTYPVYMDFPVTYSTVVNFMVPEGYELESLPENTIVNINENGAVFKFIINSSANFLRLESSIDLNRSIYPAEDYVHLKNFFDEIVSKHSEAIVLSKIEESDESTELTEGR; encoded by the coding sequence ATGCGTTCTAAATTTTATCTTTTAGTTGCGATTCTAATCATCGGAAGCGCAATGCAGGCTCAGAATTACAAATTCGGTAAAGTTTCTGAAGAAGAAGTTGCAGAAACTGAAGACCCTTCAAATAAAGAAGCAGATGCAGCTTATCTTTATAAGAAGCAATTTACGTATTACGATTATAATAGTAATACAGGTTTTTCATTAGTTACTAAATATCGTTATCGTATTAAACTTTACAATGAAGATGGTTTTGATTGGGGTACTGTGAATTTGACAAGGCATATTAGTGGGAATGATGAAGAAAAAATTTATGCTATAAAGGGATATACTTATAATTTGGAAAACGGAAAACTTGTCGAAGAGAAATTAAGGAAAAATGAGATTTTTTATGAAGAAACTTCAAAATATCGAGCAACGGTAAAATTCACGATGCCTTCTTTAAAAGCAGGTAGCGTTGTGGAATTTGAATATGAAAAAAGATCTCCATTTTTAACTTCTTTAGACGAAACAGAATTACAGGCTAGAATTCCAATTAAAAAACTAGACGTGAAAATTGAGATTCCTGAATTTTTTGGTTTTGTGGCTCATTACAATCAACTCTCCTCTCTATTTTTTCCAATAGAGCAAGATCAGGAACAATTTAATATGAATGCACAGCATACAAAATTTATGCAAACCGTATACGAGATTTCTGAAGAAGAGATTCCTGCATTAAAAGAAGAAGTTTATATCGACTATTTAGATAATTACGCAGCGAGAATTAAATGGGAATTGCAGTATACTAAATTCCCAGATACTCCTATGGAATATTTTAGCCATAATTGGGACGATGTAGCGAAGTCTATTTATGATGAAGGAGGTTTTGCCAACGAGCTAAGAAAAAGTAGCTTCTTTAAAGATGATCTTGAAGCCTTGTTGCAGGGTGTAAACCAACCACAAGCTAAGATTGCGGCAATCTATAATTTCGTTAAAAGCAAAGTTGTTTGGAATGATTATATAGGTTTTATCGCAGAAAATGGAATTCGCAAAGCGTATAAAGAAGGAAGCGGAAATACGGGTGATATAAATCTATTATTAACTGCAATGCTTAACTATGCCGGTTTAAATGCAGATCCGGTTTTGGTAAGTACAAAAAGTAATGGGGTGCCTGTATTTCCAACAAGATCTGGCTTCAATTATGTAATTGTAAGCGTAGCGATAGATGATCAACTAATTTTGCTAGATGCTACAGATCGTAATGCTGCTCCTGGAGAGTTGCCAGAAAGAGCTAGAAACTGGCAAGGGAGAATTATTAAAGATGATGGTCGATCTGATTGGGTTTCGTTACTTCCTAACTATCGTTCTATAGAAAGAAATTTTATAAATGTTCAGATCACTGAAGATTTTAAACTAAAAGGAAAGTATACAGGGATGTATAATCAATTGGTAGCAAAACGATTTCGAGATGATTTTGTAGGAGTAGATGCTGAAAGTTATAAACAGCTTTTACAGGAAGATAAAGGCGATATTACCATTACTAACCTAAAAAAGGAAAATGTCAAAAAAATAGGAGCAGATATAAAAGAAAGTTACCAATTTGAATTAAATCATGGTATAGAAGTTATTGGTGATAATATTTATTTGAATCCTCTTTTATTTTTAGCTGAAAAAGAAAATCCTTTTAAGGCAGATGAAAGAACATATCCGGTGTACATGGATTTTCCTGTAACGTATTCTACAGTAGTTAATTTTATGGTTCCCGAAGGATATGAGTTGGAATCTCTGCCAGAAAATACTATTGTGAATATCAATGAAAACGGTGCTGTTTTTAAATTTATAATAAATTCAAGTGCAAATTTCCTTAGGTTAGAGTCTTCCATCGATCTAAATAGATCAATTTATCCGGCTGAAGATTATGTCCATTTAAAAAACTTCTTCGATGAAATTGTGAGTAAACATTCAGAAGCTATAGTTTTGTCTAAAATTGAAGAAAGCGATGAATCTACAGAACTCACAGAAGGCCGTTGA
- a CDS encoding DUF3857 domain-containing protein: protein MKFLFSSLMLLTGMLCFAQNSYQSIVLKNELTEQANAILRDEHVLIEIEDVDDMTITTKRVVTVLNKYGEGFVRAYDFYDDGDAKIKSQSALIFNKMGQEIKKFKQRDFKDQSAVGSSNLYSDNRVSYLDYSAMDYPYTVVYESEVNMSTTVFIRAFQPVSSYFLSVASSKYELKNPNRIPIRYIETNLDSIQVEKNINDFELTYTFKDIPAYNYEPYSPEVSDMAPKVKVALNDFSLMGVEGNASDWKAFGKWQYENLLKGRDELYATTIAEVSELVKDAANDYEKAKLIYEYMQSKTRYISVQLGIGGWEPILAQEVDRVGYGDCKGLTNYTKALLASQGIKANYAVVYAGDEQKDIDPAFASMQGNHVILNVPGIAEEDVWLECTSQSIPFNYLGDFTDNRHVLLIKEEGGEIVKTPKYTGERNLEQTFCEIDLSEDAFTATVTRESKGIPYGNNYHIENQKEKDKNIYYKEKLGNLQGIHIDQLKFENNKDQTSFSEQLDFSGKKFHTTAGNRILLPLNFIQPEINAVTKTENRKYPIEIVRGFTNKDQFDFKIPEAYAVEALPDSVKIETDFGKFSFSVKVSDKDPRLLQVKRSISINEGKWSPNQFSDFRAFLNKINILSNQKAVLVKNG from the coding sequence ATGAAATTTTTATTCTCCAGCTTAATGCTTCTCACTGGAATGCTGTGTTTTGCACAAAATTCTTATCAAAGCATCGTACTTAAAAATGAACTTACAGAGCAAGCCAATGCAATTCTAAGAGATGAGCATGTGCTTATCGAGATCGAAGATGTCGACGATATGACCATTACGACAAAGCGAGTGGTCACTGTCCTAAACAAATACGGCGAAGGTTTTGTAAGAGCTTATGATTTTTATGATGATGGTGATGCAAAGATAAAGTCGCAGTCTGCATTGATTTTCAATAAGATGGGGCAGGAAATTAAGAAATTTAAGCAGCGAGATTTTAAGGATCAAAGCGCTGTAGGCTCTTCAAATTTATACTCCGATAATCGTGTTAGCTATTTGGATTATTCAGCAATGGATTATCCATATACTGTTGTTTATGAGAGTGAAGTTAATATGTCGACTACCGTTTTTATACGAGCTTTTCAGCCAGTAAGCAGCTACTTTTTGAGTGTCGCTTCCAGTAAATACGAATTAAAAAATCCAAATCGTATACCTATACGTTACATCGAAACAAACTTGGATAGTATTCAGGTTGAGAAAAATATAAATGATTTTGAGCTCACCTATACCTTCAAAGATATACCAGCTTATAACTACGAGCCTTATAGTCCTGAAGTTTCTGATATGGCACCAAAAGTTAAGGTGGCTTTAAATGACTTTAGCTTGATGGGCGTAGAAGGAAACGCAAGCGACTGGAAAGCGTTTGGGAAATGGCAGTACGAAAATCTTTTAAAGGGTAGAGATGAACTTTACGCCACGACTATAGCTGAAGTTTCAGAATTAGTAAAAGATGCCGCTAACGATTATGAAAAAGCGAAGCTTATCTACGAATACATGCAAAGTAAAACACGATATATAAGTGTACAACTAGGTATAGGTGGTTGGGAACCAATATTAGCTCAGGAAGTAGATCGCGTTGGTTATGGCGATTGTAAGGGCTTAACTAATTATACCAAAGCCTTGTTAGCATCGCAGGGAATAAAGGCAAATTATGCCGTAGTATATGCGGGAGACGAGCAAAAAGATATCGATCCGGCATTTGCATCGATGCAGGGAAATCATGTTATTTTAAATGTTCCTGGAATTGCTGAAGAAGATGTCTGGTTAGAATGTACCAGCCAGTCTATTCCTTTTAATTATTTGGGCGATTTTACCGATAACCGTCATGTTCTTTTAATCAAAGAAGAAGGTGGTGAAATTGTGAAAACTCCAAAATATACAGGTGAAAGAAATCTCGAACAAACGTTTTGTGAAATAGATCTTTCTGAAGATGCGTTTACAGCAACGGTGACGAGAGAGAGCAAGGGGATTCCATACGGTAATAATTATCATATTGAGAATCAGAAAGAAAAGGATAAGAATATTTACTATAAAGAGAAATTAGGGAATTTACAGGGAATTCATATTGATCAATTGAAATTTGAAAATAACAAAGATCAGACTAGCTTCTCAGAACAATTAGATTTTAGTGGTAAGAAATTTCACACCACGGCTGGAAATAGAATTTTACTTCCTTTAAATTTTATTCAGCCAGAAATTAATGCGGTAACTAAAACTGAAAATCGTAAGTATCCTATAGAGATAGTTCGGGGCTTTACCAACAAAGATCAGTTTGATTTTAAAATACCAGAAGCTTATGCGGTAGAAGCATTGCCAGATTCAGTAAAAATAGAAACAGATTTTGGTAAGTTTAGTTTTTCTGTTAAGGTGTCTGATAAAGATCCCAGGCTGCTTCAGGTAAAGCGATCGATAAGCATCAACGAAGGAAAATGGTCTCCAAATCAATTTAGCGATTTTAGAGCGTTTTTAAATAAAATCAACATCCTAAGTAATCAAAAAGCTGTTTTGGTTAAAAACGGCTAA
- the dtd gene encoding D-aminoacyl-tRNA deacylase, translating into MRVVLQRVTKASVTIENQLNAEIDLGLLLLVGIEPEDASEDIEWLCRKIVNMRIFNDAECVMNNSLLDAGGDAIIVSQFTLHASTKKGNRPSYIKAAKPDIAIPLYEEFIQTFEKHLGKKVGTGKFGADMQVELLNDGPVTILIDSKNKS; encoded by the coding sequence ATGAGAGTAGTTTTACAACGAGTAACAAAAGCTTCGGTAACTATCGAAAATCAATTAAATGCTGAAATTGATTTAGGGCTCTTATTGTTAGTTGGGATAGAGCCAGAAGATGCTTCTGAAGATATCGAATGGCTTTGTCGCAAAATTGTAAATATGCGAATTTTTAATGATGCTGAATGCGTTATGAATAATTCGCTATTGGATGCTGGTGGGGATGCAATAATTGTAAGTCAGTTTACACTTCATGCCAGTACCAAGAAAGGAAATCGTCCCAGTTATATTAAAGCAGCAAAGCCGGATATTGCGATTCCGCTTTACGAAGAATTTATCCAAACTTTCGAAAAGCATCTGGGGAAAAAGGTTGGTACAGGTAAATTTGGTGCCGATATGCAGGTAGAGCTTTTAAACGATGGTCCGGTAACTATCTTAATAGATTCTAAAAATAAAAGTTAA
- the rsgA gene encoding ribosome small subunit-dependent GTPase A, whose protein sequence is MKGTVYKSTGSWYQVKAENGDFYNCRIKGKFRIKGIKSTNPVAVGDEVEIDLDDDSEETQGVIKKISDRDNYIIRKSVNLSKQTHIIAANIDQVFLMVTFNNPPTFTTFIDRFLITAEAYHVQAVLLFNKIDTYDEEEILEIKFLAKLYRDIGYECLGISAKTGKNVDKVKEMMLGKTSMFSGHSGTGKSTLINALEPSLNLKTLEISGQHKQGQHTTTFAEMFDLSFDARIIDTPGIKGFGVVDIEKEELGNYFPEFFELKQDCKFHNCLHLNEPHCAVKDALDDGEISWSRYKSYLQIIEGEDDPYRVDQYKK, encoded by the coding sequence ATGAAAGGAACGGTTTATAAATCTACGGGAAGTTGGTATCAGGTAAAAGCTGAGAATGGTGATTTTTATAATTGCCGTATAAAAGGGAAGTTCCGTATTAAAGGAATCAAAAGTACTAATCCTGTTGCGGTAGGGGACGAGGTAGAGATCGATCTTGATGATGACTCTGAGGAAACTCAGGGTGTAATCAAAAAGATTAGTGATCGGGATAATTATATTATTCGGAAGTCGGTAAATTTATCTAAGCAAACACATATTATTGCCGCTAATATCGATCAGGTTTTTTTGATGGTTACTTTTAATAACCCGCCAACTTTCACCACTTTTATTGATCGCTTTCTAATTACGGCGGAAGCTTACCATGTGCAAGCTGTATTGCTTTTCAATAAAATAGATACTTATGATGAAGAAGAAATTTTAGAAATTAAATTTTTGGCTAAACTTTATCGCGATATTGGTTATGAATGCCTTGGTATTTCAGCAAAAACCGGTAAAAATGTTGATAAAGTAAAGGAAATGATGCTTGGGAAAACTTCGATGTTTTCGGGGCATAGTGGTACCGGGAAATCTACATTAATCAATGCTTTAGAACCTTCACTTAACCTTAAAACTCTAGAAATTTCTGGACAACATAAACAGGGACAGCATACGACGACTTTTGCTGAAATGTTCGACTTAAGTTTCGACGCTCGAATTATAGACACCCCGGGAATTAAAGGATTTGGAGTGGTGGATATCGAAAAAGAAGAGCTTGGTAATTATTTTCCTGAATTTTTTGAACTGAAACAAGATTGCAAATTTCACAATTGTCTGCATCTCAACGAACCGCATTGTGCTGTAAAAGATGCGCTGGACGATGGTGAAATATCCTGGTCTAGATATAAAAGTTATTTGCAAATTATAGAAGGGGAAGACGATCCTTATCGCGTAGATCAATACAAAAAATGA